In one Brassica oleracea var. oleracea cultivar TO1000 chromosome C9, BOL, whole genome shotgun sequence genomic region, the following are encoded:
- the LOC106316790 gene encoding uncharacterized protein LOC106316790 isoform X3: MAGDYRGNYIRSSDHASSVEEDTTSSMYSSGKECMPTEWTDEKHSLYLKSMEASFVDQLYSSLGSNLSKENVGGKPSDEQKMNVRQPEYRLKGRHGGGSPHEFLRSPWINHYKSLPKNQVVSSKGVVICSSGSASDLRNMLREGCSHLHDRDQISIGEEEEEVSDQNFVNEVTKGENGSSKKMKTVMSGSSSTDQVVPLRKTRADMT; this comes from the exons ATGGCTGGTGATTACAGAGGGAACTATATCCGTAGCTCCGACCATGCTTCTTCTGTAGAGGAAGACACGACTTCTTCTATG TATTCCTCGGGAAAAGAGTGTATGCCTACAGAATGGACCGATGAGAAGCATAGCTTGTATCTTAAATCAATGGAAGCTTCATTCGTAGACCAGCTTTACAGCTCCCTCGGTTCAAATTTGAGTAAGGAGAACGTAGGAGGAAAACCATCTGATGAACAG AAGATGAATGTAAGACAACCTGAGTATCGTCTCAAAGGAAGACACGGTGGTGGTTCTCCTCATGAGTTTCTTAGGAGTCCATGGATAAATCACTATAAGTCTTTACCAAAGAATCAAGTGGTTAGCTCGAAGGGTGTAGTCATATGCAGCTCTGGTTCAGCGTCTGATCTCAGGAACATGCTACGAGAAGGCTGCTCTCATTTACATGACCGGGATCAAATCAGCATAGGGGAAGAAGAAG AAGAGGTATCTGACCAGAACTTTGTCAACGAAGTAACAAAAGGGGAAAATGGAAGCTCGAAAAAGATGAAGACAGTGATGAGCGGATCATCGAGTACTGATCAG GTTGTTCCACTCAGAAAAACTCGTGCAGACATGACGTAA
- the LOC106316790 gene encoding uncharacterized protein LOC106316790 isoform X1, translating into MAGDYRGNYIRSSDHASSVEEDTTSSMYSSGKECMPTEWTDEKHSLYLKSMEASFVDQLYSSLGSNLSKENVGGKPSDEQFKILRDGFWQKMNVRQPEYRLKGRHGGGSPHEFLRSPWINHYKSLPKNQVVSSKGVVICSSGSASDLRNMLREGCSHLHDRDQISIGEEEEEVSDQNFVNEVTKGENGSSKKMKTVMSGSSSTDQVVPLRKTRADMT; encoded by the exons ATGGCTGGTGATTACAGAGGGAACTATATCCGTAGCTCCGACCATGCTTCTTCTGTAGAGGAAGACACGACTTCTTCTATG TATTCCTCGGGAAAAGAGTGTATGCCTACAGAATGGACCGATGAGAAGCATAGCTTGTATCTTAAATCAATGGAAGCTTCATTCGTAGACCAGCTTTACAGCTCCCTCGGTTCAAATTTGAGTAAGGAGAACGTAGGAGGAAAACCATCTGATGAACAG TTCAAGATTCTTCGTGATGGTTTCTGGCAGAAGATGAATGTAAGACAACCTGAGTATCGTCTCAAAGGAAGACACGGTGGTGGTTCTCCTCATGAGTTTCTTAGGAGTCCATGGATAAATCACTATAAGTCTTTACCAAAGAATCAAGTGGTTAGCTCGAAGGGTGTAGTCATATGCAGCTCTGGTTCAGCGTCTGATCTCAGGAACATGCTACGAGAAGGCTGCTCTCATTTACATGACCGGGATCAAATCAGCATAGGGGAAGAAGAAG AAGAGGTATCTGACCAGAACTTTGTCAACGAAGTAACAAAAGGGGAAAATGGAAGCTCGAAAAAGATGAAGACAGTGATGAGCGGATCATCGAGTACTGATCAG GTTGTTCCACTCAGAAAAACTCGTGCAGACATGACGTAA
- the LOC106316790 gene encoding uncharacterized protein LOC106316790 isoform X2 — translation MAGDYRGNYIRSSDHASSVEEDTTSSMYSSGKECMPTEWTDEKHSLYLKSMEASFVDQLYSSLGSNLSKENVGGKPSDEQFKILRDGFWQKMNVRQPEYRLKGRHGGGSPHEFLRSPWINHYKSLPKNQVVSSKGVVICSSGSASDLRNMLREGCSHLHDRDQISIGEEEEVSDQNFVNEVTKGENGSSKKMKTVMSGSSSTDQVVPLRKTRADMT, via the exons ATGGCTGGTGATTACAGAGGGAACTATATCCGTAGCTCCGACCATGCTTCTTCTGTAGAGGAAGACACGACTTCTTCTATG TATTCCTCGGGAAAAGAGTGTATGCCTACAGAATGGACCGATGAGAAGCATAGCTTGTATCTTAAATCAATGGAAGCTTCATTCGTAGACCAGCTTTACAGCTCCCTCGGTTCAAATTTGAGTAAGGAGAACGTAGGAGGAAAACCATCTGATGAACAG TTCAAGATTCTTCGTGATGGTTTCTGGCAGAAGATGAATGTAAGACAACCTGAGTATCGTCTCAAAGGAAGACACGGTGGTGGTTCTCCTCATGAGTTTCTTAGGAGTCCATGGATAAATCACTATAAGTCTTTACCAAAGAATCAAGTGGTTAGCTCGAAGGGTGTAGTCATATGCAGCTCTGGTTCAGCGTCTGATCTCAGGAACATGCTACGAGAAGGCTGCTCTCATTTACATGACCGGGATCAAATCAGCATAGGGGAAGAAGAAG AGGTATCTGACCAGAACTTTGTCAACGAAGTAACAAAAGGGGAAAATGGAAGCTCGAAAAAGATGAAGACAGTGATGAGCGGATCATCGAGTACTGATCAG GTTGTTCCACTCAGAAAAACTCGTGCAGACATGACGTAA